From the Anopheles merus strain MAF chromosome 2L, AmerM5.1, whole genome shotgun sequence genome, the window TGGGTAAGCTTTAGCGCTTAATTCCTTCTGTCGAATGTGCTGCAAGCCAATTAAGTGTGAGGCTTTGGGGATTGCCCCGCGTGGAAGGATTCGCATACCTAACCTTGATCgtggaggggagggggagatGTTGGTCGATGTTGAGGggaagggtttttgttttgccatctTGCTGCACTTTGGACGACCTGGGAACAGCAACAGGTACGAGAAAGTCTGCGCTGCATTTCTGGCAACAGGTGGAGACGGGTGCAGCCAGTGCTAAAGACGTGGCGAGACGTACGTGTATATAAGACGGTATCGCAACGGAGGTAacaaaagagaagagagaaagtttttgttttactgcttTTGTTGATCTTTGCTTTTATGCTTTGTCGATACGGCTGGTGTGTTGGATGCAATCTCAGGCACAGGAGCATTATGTTGTATGCgggatgctgatgctgctggcaGTATTGCGGCCACcgttgtttctttctttctttcttcaaaAGCGAAAATAAACACGtgcgatgatgctgatgatgataaaGAACGTGACCGTGCGGTCTTTAGGGAGCGAGCGGAAAATAAACTCTTCAAAAGATCAGCTAAACTTAACGTGAAGGTTAGAGTAGCTTATCAAGTAGCACACGTAAAAGAAAAACTATCCCTTCTGCTGGTCTGTTTGACCTAGGAACAAATTGTTATTGCAAGCTGATAAAGATCGGCTTGAACCTTTCCCGGGGAACGATCTTGCAAAAGAAGACCAAGAAGATCTGTGATCACGGTAGGAAGCATGGGCGATGGCTTTGTGtgactttttttctcttcttcaaaATGGCTGGGTTTTATGTTAGCTCTCTTTAGCTTTACGGACCTCGGTGGCTGATGTCTATTTTGCCTACCCTTGGTGGACCGCCGCATGGGCCGCTCAGCAATGGTATGCCGATGACTTTTAAAAGGCTATTCAACCTGCCCAACATGGCGGGTGGTTTGCTAATGGCCGTGTTTGTGACCGAGTGCAGTGGCGAGAACGGCCGGACAATTGCAGTGCCCAACGCTCGGTAAATCACACTCTTGGGCCCCAGATTATGCCCAGATTGCGGCGATCGATCTCTGCCTTGCATCTTCGCCCTGGCGCGCTGGCGTAATCAAGTTTTGCGaaccctctctcgctctctcgctcactACAAACTGGTGCGAAGGCACCCTTTTAAAAGCAACCCCCTTATTTTTATTGGCGTCCGATAGATCGAACCAGTCGCAGTACGCAGTAATTAATGGTGtatgtttttaatattattgtttacgttttccGTTCCCTTCCAATAGGCAGAAGGCAGCACACCACAGCACAATTTGCGCGCCCAGATCTATTGACCAGTGTCGTACGGCCAGCGTAGTGTAGTGCGTTATCAGCCGAGTgggaaacataaaaatcataatGACGTCGCTGGCGGTAATGGAACTAAACAACAACTGTGGCGGCGATGAGAACCGGAACGAAGATTGCGAAAAGTATCTACGCGAGCTGACGAAAACCTTCACCGGCATCGACAAACCGCTCAAGAACGCAAGGAAGTGCGAAACGTTGACCGATTTGATCGGCGAGCTGCGCAAAACGTTCGACTCGGACCACGTCAACATCGAGTACGTGAACCATCTGATGCTGAGCTACCAGTCGAACCCGGCCGAGTGGCGCAAGTTTGCCAAATTCGACCGATAccggtaagtgtgtgtgtacagtaTGCAAGAAGGCTGCGGTTTCCCGGTCCCTGGCAACACACATGCGCTCGCAGGTGGTCCGATCGTATCCGGGGATCTTTTGGATTAGGGTCGGGAAGGCGTCGGAAGAGAGCCAACTGAGCAAATTCGAACAAAGCAGCTTATCTTTAGTAGACGATTAATGAAGGTAGCATAGCACACATGGCTCAATTCCGATTAGGTGTGGACTTTGGTTTATTGTAGGGTAAGGTAGAAGCGTAACATCCCTTTCTGGGAGGACTTATGCAGGAGAGTGATTGCGATAGAATTCTACTAAATCTGTTTAAAAGATAAAGCACTGTGATTGGCTTGTTAGACGATAGAAAGTTCTGTCATCCTCGTTTAGTATTTGGTATCAAACCCCTACAGTAAATCCAAATACTTCTATCGACATTGACAGCAAAATCCACTCCAGAGCAAATTGGAAATGAAGCAGAGCAAATTGGATATGGGCATTTCGATTTCCACAACAGTAGTTATCTGTCCATTGCGATATGACAGAAAAATACCAAACGAACAGTGACAGTACTTCCCGTCGTCTAATAAGCCTATGAGGATGACGGAATCATCTCAAAACCAGTAGGAAACGGAAGACTTTGTGACGTACCCAACCCCAGCAAGTCGTATTTTGATAAAGTTCTTATCGATAGCGACACTGTCCGTATCACTCAAATGTATCGCAAATATTGAAAATGAGATGTTGAATATTAATTTATACCATGTCATCGTGGCGCAGATTTCAGCTTCAGACCGTTTGCAACAGCTTCCATCGCGAAAGATGATAAAGTTGATTGTCCTGTCCGAATGATGCGATGGGTTTATCTTTGCAGCCCACGCTCGGTAAGCGAACAAGTCTGAGAGTCTGTTTTCAGGACATTTGAAATGGCGGCAAATGGCAACTCATGCCACATTCGCACCGCACGCTATCTGGCTTTCGCTGTTGTGATGATTCGAGCGCGTATCGATTTCATGCTTTCCTCACTGGTTCTTCCTACACACAGCTACACCCGAAATCTGGTAGATGCCGGTAATGGCAAGTACAACCTGATGATTCTCTGCTGGAACGAAGGGCACGCATCGGCCATCCACGATCATGCTGATTCGCATTGCTTCATGAAGATGCTCAAGGGCCAGCTGATGGAGACGCGCTATGCTTGGCCGAAGGATGCGACGGTCACGGAGGACAGCAAGGCGGACATTGGTAGCGGTCAGCCGGCGGGCGAAGAGGTGGAATACAATGGGGACGAGCTGGAGGAGCTTTCGCGCAGCACGCTGGAAACGAATGGCGTGTGCTACATTAACGATACGCTCGGGCTGCACCGGGTCGAAAATCCGAGCCATACCGATGTGGCCGTCTCGCTGCACCTGTACTGCCCCCCGTTCGATGTGTGCTCCATctttaacaaacaaaatggcAAGCGCACCAAGTGTAAGGTCACCTTCTGGAGCAAGTTCGGCAAACGGGAATCCTCTGTAAGTATGCTGCTCCGTGGCCACCCTGTGACCGAAATGTAGACGAAGTCGGAAGAATTCCCAACTAATTTCTTTCTATTGTTTCAGAATGTGAACTAGGACTTGATAGCTGGCAGTCGGCAGATGTATCGAGACTGACGTTTGCAAGTGATAGTAATGAAACGAATGCATGATCATTTTTCTGCATTTTCGTTAGTGGTAATCCTCCAAGAGAAACGCTAGGGCTGTATTTCAGATAAGATAAGTAAATGAGATTACTTTTAGATTACTGCTCATAATTCAGGGCAAAAGTGTGCTACGAGTGAATAAAATGTCTATACCGGTTAAATGGTGTTGTTCGGTATGTTTTTTAAAGTTAATTTACAGGGTTTAAACTAGATAGCTCAACATCGGATGCgaataattcaataaaatacatttaaacattaaaaaacggATGACAAATGACCTGTCATTGGTTGTCATTGGTGTCATCACGAGACCGGCCCGATTTTATTGTGGCTAGATTTAATTTAACAACTGCCAGGTGTATTAAATTCAACGCATTTATCAATGATTGGGCCATAGAATcctgtatttaaaaaaatatactatACTAGAGCGTGATCActctagttttttttccaaacacATTAAACATGCTTTAAAGAACACCATATTGTTActttgcaaaatattcaatGCGTCTCTAACGGGATCCTATCTTTCCAAATGGCTTGCATGGTTGCTGTTTTAGTGCTTGTCATGAGATGATGGAGATTTGGTAACAAATTTATCATTACACTAATTGTACTTTCAATAATAGTATCCCATGAgtcagacaaaatttgacacttttatcaATCGAATTCTAACcgtgatggccaaaaaagtgaaGGAACTTCGTATAAAAGCGTGCCCGATCATAGAACGGCATCCTTTAGCGCCTAAAACGGACTTCGTGCGGCAGTTTGTGGAGATCGTATAAGCCTGTTACCGCATCTATGTTGAGAAAGCAACATGTGTGCAATGAACACATCATAGTAGTCTGtagaaaatgtttaatattatCAGTCtagtttgaaataaattacataCAAGTTCATTGTTTAGTTTCTGCTCCTCCTTTATTCCACTGTGTTATAACTCCGCTCAACAATCTACAACGTCTTAGTAGAATTAGATAACAACTAGAGCATTGAAAGAAAGGCTAATTCCGAATGGCAGACGATCTAGAGTGATTAGAAGCTCCAAATATTGATGAAAATGAAGACCGAGGGAAAAGTCGCTACGTCGCTGCGTTCGCTTGATCGGGTGGTCGATGCAAACGGCCAAACACTGAAACAGGCCGTACGATACGAACAAACGTATCACGAAGCAGAAATCGTGTCCATTGGCTTAGCAGCGGCAAACAATAACGCCAAAAGAGAATGCGATCGTTTTAGGAGAAATTTGGAATTTCGATATGTCCAATATCTCCAGCTGCGTCCCATCAAAATTTTCTAGACCATCATGATTCAAAAGCTTTACTCCaacaattttgtcgcgaaaactGAGGgggaattgataaaaatcgaaGATGGATCTCAACAAAATGCCTAAAGGCATGTCTTCATCCATCATGGTAAAAATTCCGAATGGCTGGCGAAAGATACTTCACAAGGTAGTAGATTTATGTTTGCAAAAAAGCGTGAATAATTACTATTATAAGGGTGTTTATGCAAAGGAATTATCTCACTTAATTGTTTTGTTCTACAGCTAGTCGAAAAATagtattttttatgcaaacgtTATCGGAAAAGACCCTTCCTTCTATCAGAATCGTGATCGATTTGGAAATATGTCTGCCTTGGTATTCTTCATGTGTAGCTGAAGCGAGATGAATGCTGAAAATAAGTGCTACGAATGTTCATGTGTTTGAAGGAGGCAAAGTTTATTAGCTTGAGAGCGTTATCGTTTATCAGCTGTCGTTTCTGATCGTTGGTTTTGTGGTTCGATACAGTACTTCTTactgttatttatttatttattttatttatttttattttattaattgctCGGCCACGTTGGGTTTACAGCAATAGTGCTTACTGACTACAGTATACAATTATTCACGAAGGAGTAGGAAGGAGTTTATGTTACGGAAAAGGAGCGAAGACGGGATCGGTAGACAGTATAGGATAGGTTGAAATCGAACAGATCTGAAGTACTATTAAAAGACACGACATAGCTCTTACAAAAGGCTCATTGCGAGCAAAACGTGTACGACATATAGGTAACTGGAGACGAAAACGATAACGTAAGGTGCGACAAGGTGCATACAAATGTAAGCGCGACAGAAGTGAAGGAGTATCAATCGTATTGAGCAATATGCCAGCAACGAAAGAAGCCTGAGCGACCGAGAGGCGGTGCTCCAACTTGGCAAGGCCTAATAGAGTGCATCTATCGTCATACGAAGGAAGCGGAATAGAGTGATGACCCAGCGACCTACGAAATACGATCCTTGTAAAACGTCTCTGGATCCTCTCAATCCTTTGGAGCAGAGATAGTTGGACAGGAGACCAGATGACACAGGCATATTCTAGTACGGAACGgacccaacaacaataaaggGACTTAAGACAAAAAGGATCATGAATTCCAGTTATCTTTTCGATGCGATGAAGTTTTGTTTGGAGATGGCTTTCAAGGCCTCTCCTCCAACCTCCAGTTTTATCGCGCCACAGAATAaacttaaacgactggaaaatcaaatgtcaataaaaaaaatgaatgctcCATAGCTTCACTGGTTTTGCTCTATAGATGCCGTTCTATAACTcttcattatattgctgtccttttcttgttTCTCATTACTTGTGTTTCGTTTCGCCTTATTCATCTAATTTTGGCCTATATTCACTTCTAATTTTCCGAGCAACAATCTATAAGAATGGTCGTGTGATCAGATTCGTGGATATCAGCAAACCAGTGAAGCTATGgagatttcgtttttttctatgcATGTTTGATTTCCCAgtggtttaagcttaatctgtggcgcttggggttAAGCACGAGGCACGGGGAACCACAGCGAGGTACAGCAAGACCTGCCgcaaaagtgtgtgtgtgtgtgtgtgtgtgtgtgtgtgtgtgtgtgtgtggtgtgtgtgtgtgtgtgtgtgtgtgtgtgtgtgtgtggtgtgtgtgtgtgtgtgtggtgtgtgtgtgtgtgtgtggtgtgtgtgtgtgtgtgtgtgtatgagagagagagagagagagagagagagagagagagagagagagagatagaaagagagaaagagagagagagagagagagagagagcgagagagcgtgagagagagagagagagagagaattctTCAAATgtcatattttattgttttttgccAGGCAAATAATTCTAATAGCGGTTTATTCAAACCTCCTGCCCGGCAGACCATGTTACCTTTgcaaggtgtatggatattaggaggtgaagtgcttcagagcaacttgacataacaatactgggTGCTCCGGTATTATAATCGGGAAGGGCTGGAGCggggtatagaaaattgtatgcgatttgagataacaatactcaatgatggcgcccggcaaacgcgctaataattcaccttctaAATAAACACAGCTTGTACCTTTGTATTAAGCTGTCATTTCTGAAAAGCACCGATATTCCGATAACCGGATAAAAGGTGCTAGTATATGGCGCTCTACTGTAATATTAGTTCctcattataaaaaaatccgAATGAATTCGGAAGTTTTAATGCAGGTTAAAATCGATTGTGACTTACCGTTTCCAGCAAAACCAGTCCAAACAAATGCAACACTAAAAGCGCCTGTTTTGAATCAGTTTGGCTTGGTTATCGGGCGGCTGACATCTGTCACTTGGGTTACGCCTTTCCTCTGACGGTTTCGTATTGCTGCTTGGGTGCCAATTGCACAACTGTCAGCAGCACACCCACAACAACACACCGTCGTCAGCTGCCGTAAAGCTTACagggctgtgtgtgcgtgtttcgtttcgttcgctcAGTTTTGTTTGAAACCTCGGGCGAATATTTGGTGACGGACCGTGTGATGGTTGGTTAGTAGTACGAAATTTACCAGCTCCATCTAATCAGTTGCAGTGT encodes:
- the LOC121594663 gene encoding cysteine dioxygenase type 1-like isoform X2 — translated: MTSLAVMELNNNCGGDENRNEDCEKYLRELTKTFTGIDKPLKNARKCETLTDLIGELRKTFDSDHVNIEYVNHLMLSYQSNPAEWRKFAKFDRYRYTRNLVDAGNGKYNLMILCWNEGHASAIHDHADSHCFMKMLKGQLMETRYAWPKDATVTEDSKADIGSGQPAGEEVEYNGDELEELSRSTLETNGVCYINDTLGLHRVENPSHTDVAVSLHLYCPPFDVCSIFNKQNGKRTKCKVTFWSKFGKRESSNVN